Proteins encoded within one genomic window of Chitinophaga parva:
- a CDS encoding sensor histidine kinase gives MLRQTYCRPLLWLILLLGTVLPAGKALAATADTVHINSAQPLKLAEYNEVEYFRDPTHQLTFEQVRRQPFQPLHQQVPNFNVTTDAVWMRLRVTNHTDSAGLQLVISNPILDYVDFYYLKDSTHYHIEKSGELVPFAQRAISHQTFIFNLNLPVGATRDYYLRVSSRESMQVPIYVGTVLDVYNKINTDDLWLALYVTVIMVMLLYNAFIFLTTKDYNYLYYILYILAVGLTQVCLQGVGYRYFWHNNRFITEQSVLWTGALSGITVAMFVQQFLHVKERALLAYRIFNGFIYGYICSIILALLHFYSAAYLLIDVLAMSGVVFILGFTISQALKRYRPAVFFLAAWFIFIIAVMVWVLKDTGIIPYNVFTSHILLIGSGLEVILLSFALADKINTYKKEKEQSQAQALESQAIALHISQENERLVKEQNILLEAKVQERTEELQASNVKLSETLDNLKDAQTQLVESEKMASLGQLTAGIAHEINNPINFVTSNIKPLKLDIQDLKSLLDRYEQLDQANGDIHEQLESVKAYRQELDIDYIHSEITSLIKGIEEGAARTAEIVKGLRTFSRLDESDLKYVDIHEGLDSTLVLLRNSIPHHVQIIKNYGKLPKIECYAGKLNQVFMNIMGNGLNAIKMKPVQGPAESLTISTFLENNQAVISIKDTGIGMSEDVKERIFEPFFTTKDVGEGTGLGLSIVFSIIGKHNGKILVESSPGNGAEFIIYLPLNVSN, from the coding sequence ATGTTGAGACAAACGTATTGCAGGCCACTTCTCTGGCTGATACTGTTGCTCGGTACCGTGCTACCTGCGGGGAAGGCACTTGCGGCAACAGCAGATACTGTGCACATTAACAGTGCGCAGCCCCTGAAACTGGCGGAATACAATGAAGTGGAGTACTTCCGCGACCCGACGCACCAGCTCACCTTTGAGCAGGTGCGCCGGCAGCCCTTCCAGCCCCTGCACCAGCAGGTGCCCAACTTTAATGTAACCACGGATGCGGTGTGGATGCGCCTGCGGGTGACCAACCATACGGACAGCGCCGGCCTGCAACTGGTGATCTCCAATCCCATCCTGGACTACGTGGATTTTTACTACCTGAAAGACAGTACCCATTATCATATTGAAAAGAGCGGGGAGCTGGTGCCCTTTGCACAGCGTGCCATCAGCCACCAGACCTTCATCTTCAACCTGAACCTGCCGGTGGGCGCTACCCGCGATTATTACCTGCGCGTGAGCAGCCGGGAATCCATGCAGGTGCCCATTTACGTCGGCACCGTCCTGGATGTGTACAATAAGATCAATACGGATGATCTCTGGCTGGCCCTGTATGTAACAGTGATCATGGTAATGCTGCTGTACAACGCCTTCATTTTCCTCACCACCAAGGATTACAATTACCTTTACTACATCCTTTATATCCTGGCCGTAGGCCTTACACAGGTATGCCTGCAGGGCGTGGGCTACCGGTATTTCTGGCACAACAACCGTTTCATTACAGAGCAAAGCGTGTTGTGGACGGGCGCCTTGTCCGGCATTACGGTGGCCATGTTTGTACAGCAGTTCCTGCACGTGAAAGAACGGGCCCTTCTCGCCTATCGCATTTTTAACGGGTTCATTTACGGCTACATCTGCAGTATCATCCTGGCGCTGTTGCATTTTTACTCCGCGGCTTATCTGCTGATAGACGTACTGGCCATGTCCGGCGTGGTATTTATCCTCGGCTTTACCATCAGCCAGGCCCTGAAGCGCTACCGTCCCGCAGTGTTCTTCCTGGCGGCATGGTTCATCTTCATCATCGCGGTGATGGTGTGGGTCCTGAAGGACACCGGCATTATCCCTTACAACGTATTTACCAGCCATATCCTGCTCATTGGCTCCGGGCTGGAAGTGATCCTCCTGAGCTTTGCCCTGGCGGATAAGATCAATACGTACAAGAAAGAAAAGGAACAATCCCAGGCCCAGGCCCTGGAATCGCAGGCCATTGCCCTGCACATTTCCCAGGAGAACGAGCGGCTGGTGAAAGAACAAAATATCCTGCTGGAAGCCAAGGTGCAGGAAAGAACGGAAGAACTGCAGGCCTCTAACGTGAAGCTGAGCGAAACACTGGACAACCTGAAGGATGCCCAGACCCAGCTGGTGGAATCAGAGAAAATGGCCTCCCTGGGCCAGCTTACGGCCGGCATTGCCCACGAGATCAATAACCCGATCAACTTTGTAACCTCCAACATAAAGCCCCTGAAGCTGGACATCCAGGACCTGAAAAGCCTCCTGGACCGCTATGAGCAGCTGGACCAGGCTAACGGCGACATCCACGAGCAGCTGGAAAGCGTAAAAGCCTACCGCCAGGAACTGGATATTGATTATATTCACAGTGAAATAACGTCCCTGATCAAAGGCATAGAGGAAGGGGCGGCCCGCACCGCCGAAATCGTGAAAGGCCTGCGCACCTTTAGCCGACTGGATGAAAGTGACCTCAAATATGTAGATATCCATGAAGGGCTGGACTCCACGTTAGTCTTGCTGCGTAACAGCATCCCGCACCACGTCCAGATCATCAAAAACTACGGAAAGCTGCCTAAAATTGAGTGTTATGCCGGTAAACTGAACCAGGTGTTCATGAATATCATGGGTAATGGCCTGAACGCCATTAAGATGAAGCCTGTTCAGGGCCCTGCAGAATCCCTGACGATCAGCACTTTCCTGGAGAACAACCAGGCCGTGATCTCCATTAAGGACACCGGCATCGGGATGAGCGAGGACGTGAAAGAGCGTATCTTTGAGCCTTTCTTTACCACCAAGGATGTGGGGGAAGGCACGGGCCTGGGGCTGTCCATTGTGTTCAGTATTATTGGTAAGCATAACGGTAAAATATTAGTAGAATCGTCACCAGGCAATGGTGCAGAATTTATTATATATTTACCTTTAAATGTATCCAACTAA
- a CDS encoding TonB-dependent receptor: MGKIIYTFKKFILSILCLISVLSLHAEDAGGKISGTVVTSDGQPAAGVTIVISGFARKTITNESGQFSFNNVNPGTYTLIASMIGAEKASATVEVTAGQPATVNFTLQSSSQSLEEVVVKTGGNRFARKESNDVSKLPLANIENPQVYTVVGKELMKEQLITDYNSAFKNVPGAGVPEVRNQGRSGFVSRGFSTSQLVRNGVGSFTYSTIDPANLERVEVIKGPSATLFGSTLSSFGGLFNRVTKKPFETFKGEISYSAGSWDLNRLTADINAPLNKEQTALLRVNTALHSERSFQDAGFSRNYFIAPSFVYKVNDRLTLTLDAELGAYKATSPTRLAPYTKGTAHSVTDLHIPYKLSFANNTINYVAQQYNIYAQMRYKISDSWTSQTVISRTRSSSDGNVVQLSIVSDSTLRQAVTNQEYPYYGTDIQQNFMGDFKLGSLRNRVVAGLDFYSLRATRNDATINMPAINYRKPGAAYNNFTYEKVSPLFANATYTNFVSNNENTYAAYVSDVLNITDKLLAMASLRVDHYINKGVYYPNLDSTAGNYNQTALSPKFGLVYQVVKDKVALFANYMNGFSNVSGADFYGNTFKPNRANQVEGGVKIDLSTISATLSYYNIQVTNVTRDDPDHANFSLQDGTQLSKGFEAEVIANPLPGLNIIAGYTYNDSKYTRASASIQGLRPSTAGSPDYANLWVSYRLTKGVAQGLGIGFGGVYGSESYQTNTAAFKFTIPSYTVLDAAVFYDKPAYRLGLKVDNLTNEQYWSYRLAAQPPTRLTANVTFKF, translated from the coding sequence ATGGGAAAAATAATATATACATTCAAGAAATTTATACTTTCTATTCTCTGCCTGATCAGTGTCTTATCCCTTCATGCCGAAGATGCCGGTGGGAAGATCTCCGGCACCGTGGTCACCAGCGACGGACAGCCTGCCGCCGGCGTTACCATCGTGATCAGCGGGTTTGCCAGGAAAACCATCACCAACGAAAGCGGCCAGTTCAGCTTTAATAATGTAAATCCCGGCACTTACACCCTCATCGCCTCCATGATCGGCGCAGAAAAAGCCTCGGCCACGGTAGAAGTGACCGCCGGCCAGCCTGCTACGGTAAATTTCACCCTGCAATCCTCCTCTCAAAGCCTGGAAGAAGTAGTGGTGAAAACCGGTGGCAACCGCTTTGCCAGGAAGGAAAGCAACGACGTTTCCAAACTGCCCCTGGCTAACATTGAAAACCCCCAGGTGTACACGGTAGTAGGGAAGGAGCTGATGAAAGAACAGCTCATCACCGACTACAACAGCGCTTTCAAGAACGTACCCGGTGCGGGTGTTCCTGAAGTAAGGAACCAGGGCCGTTCCGGTTTCGTTTCCCGCGGTTTCTCTACCTCGCAACTGGTGCGCAATGGCGTGGGCAGCTTCACTTATTCCACCATCGACCCGGCAAACCTGGAAAGGGTGGAAGTGATCAAAGGCCCTTCGGCTACCCTGTTTGGCAGCACCCTGTCTTCGTTTGGCGGACTGTTTAACCGGGTTACCAAGAAGCCTTTTGAAACTTTCAAGGGAGAAATATCCTACTCCGCCGGCAGTTGGGATCTGAACCGCCTCACCGCAGATATCAACGCCCCGCTGAACAAGGAGCAAACAGCGCTCCTGCGCGTAAACACAGCCCTGCACAGTGAAAGAAGCTTCCAGGACGCGGGCTTTAGCCGCAATTACTTCATTGCGCCCAGCTTTGTTTACAAAGTGAATGACCGTCTTACGCTGACGCTGGATGCGGAACTGGGTGCCTACAAGGCTACCTCGCCCACCCGCCTGGCACCTTACACCAAAGGCACCGCCCACAGCGTAACGGACCTGCACATTCCCTATAAATTATCCTTTGCTAACAACACCATTAATTACGTAGCGCAGCAGTACAACATCTATGCACAGATGCGTTACAAGATCTCCGACAGCTGGACCTCCCAGACGGTGATCTCCCGCACCCGCTCTTCTTCCGATGGCAACGTGGTGCAGCTCAGCATCGTGTCTGACAGTACGCTGCGCCAGGCTGTGACCAACCAGGAATATCCTTATTACGGGACAGATATCCAGCAGAATTTTATGGGTGATTTTAAACTGGGCAGCCTCCGCAACCGCGTGGTGGCGGGCCTGGATTTCTATTCCCTGCGCGCCACCCGCAACGATGCCACCATCAACATGCCGGCCATCAATTACCGCAAACCGGGTGCTGCGTATAATAACTTCACGTACGAAAAAGTATCACCGCTGTTTGCAAACGCAACGTATACGAACTTTGTATCGAACAATGAAAACACCTATGCAGCCTACGTTTCCGATGTGCTGAACATTACGGATAAGCTGCTGGCCATGGCCAGCCTGCGCGTGGACCACTACATTAATAAAGGCGTGTACTATCCCAACCTGGATTCTACCGCCGGCAATTACAATCAAACCGCCCTCTCCCCGAAGTTTGGCCTGGTGTACCAGGTAGTAAAGGATAAGGTGGCCCTCTTTGCCAACTACATGAATGGTTTCAGCAACGTAAGCGGTGCCGATTTTTATGGCAATACATTTAAGCCCAACCGGGCCAACCAGGTAGAAGGCGGTGTAAAAATAGACCTGAGTACCATCTCCGCTACCCTGAGCTATTACAACATCCAGGTAACCAATGTGACCCGCGATGACCCGGACCACGCTAACTTTTCCCTGCAGGATGGTACGCAACTGAGTAAGGGTTTTGAGGCGGAAGTGATTGCCAATCCGCTGCCCGGGTTGAACATCATTGCCGGTTATACCTACAACGATAGTAAATACACCAGGGCATCTGCCTCCATCCAGGGCCTGCGCCCCTCCACGGCCGGATCGCCGGACTATGCGAACCTCTGGGTAAGCTACCGCCTCACCAAAGGCGTGGCACAGGGCCTGGGCATTGGTTTTGGCGGCGTTTACGGCAGTGAAAGCTACCAGACCAATACAGCCGCTTTCAAGTTTACCATTCCGTCTTACACCGTGCTGGATGCCGCTGTTTTCTACGACAAGCCAGCCTACCGCCTGGGGCTGAAGGTAGACAACCTGACCAACGAACAGTACTGGTCGTACCGCCTGGCTGCACAACCACCCACCCGCCTCACGGCTAACGTAACGTTCAAATTTTAG
- a CDS encoding aminotransferase class I/II-fold pyridoxal phosphate-dependent enzyme codes for MLNLRLNYPSVHTEMDVFQRYVAGLPEERKYHLLQPPNPPPPAATADVVAQWLQLPADTWRNTSTMMAIASGNSGLYTVLSWFQSVSKEIATDAYTFTGFRMIANTFGFPLIPIAGDEEGMLPAALEAYLQQRSTVPGTKLVYLQPTVHNPTCAVMSLERRQAIAEVLLRFPDTYILEDDAYRFLHPAPPPTFLQLLPERTVHVYSLSKNFNPFLKAAYLVYPKHIMDNIENMVRLTTSSTCALFQDFAVHLMQGEELKQIIQQKQAEGLYWYKKAAEIFYDQEFTLFPGSFHIWLHVGAHLTGQQVADYCLTQDIAVQPGVEFSVTGDDQYVRIALGAEWANPKLQSALELIAAVVRAGKIPA; via the coding sequence ATGCTTAACCTTAGACTCAACTACCCATCGGTACATACGGAAATGGACGTGTTCCAGCGTTACGTAGCGGGCCTGCCCGAAGAAAGAAAGTACCACCTGCTGCAACCTCCCAACCCGCCGCCCCCTGCGGCTACGGCGGATGTAGTGGCGCAGTGGCTGCAACTCCCGGCAGATACCTGGCGCAATACCAGCACCATGATGGCTATTGCCAGCGGCAACTCCGGCCTGTACACCGTACTGTCCTGGTTCCAGTCTGTTTCAAAGGAAATAGCTACCGATGCGTATACCTTCACCGGTTTCCGCATGATAGCCAATACGTTCGGGTTTCCCCTCATCCCTATTGCCGGCGATGAAGAAGGCATGCTGCCCGCTGCCCTGGAAGCGTACCTGCAGCAGCGCAGTACCGTGCCGGGCACAAAACTGGTCTACCTGCAGCCCACCGTGCACAACCCCACCTGCGCTGTGATGTCGCTGGAAAGACGCCAGGCCATTGCGGAAGTGTTGCTGCGCTTCCCGGATACCTATATCCTGGAAGACGATGCCTACCGCTTCCTGCATCCCGCACCGCCACCTACTTTCCTGCAGTTGCTGCCGGAACGTACGGTGCATGTGTACAGCCTTTCCAAGAACTTTAATCCCTTTTTAAAAGCGGCTTACCTGGTGTATCCAAAACATATCATGGATAACATCGAGAACATGGTGCGCCTTACCACCAGTAGCACCTGCGCCCTGTTCCAGGATTTTGCCGTGCACCTCATGCAAGGGGAGGAACTGAAACAGATCATCCAGCAGAAACAGGCGGAAGGCCTTTACTGGTATAAGAAAGCAGCGGAGATCTTCTATGACCAGGAGTTCACCCTTTTTCCCGGCAGCTTCCACATCTGGCTGCACGTGGGCGCCCACCTCACCGGCCAGCAGGTGGCAGATTATTGCCTCACGCAGGACATTGCCGTGCAGCCGGGAGTGGAGTTTTCCGTAACCGGCGATGACCAGTATGTGCGCATAGCATTGGGCGCAGAATGGGCCAATCCTAAGCTGCAATCCGCCCTGGAACTGATTGCCGCTGTGGTAAGGGCCGGCAAGATCCCCGCATAA
- a CDS encoding helix-turn-helix transcriptional regulator, whose amino-acid sequence MQIPARFLAPFLTYARLRQVPLPRIPEMAEYPEPLLADRFTVMPVEGFLAVLSAIVTHLPEEDLGLRVGRSMELAHIGIVYELSLRTASLQEALHYCHDYLRRSLPFALITLRERPACVEVSITMESPLLQRVLADFVVTLIARELAVLTGNAGDTAVEALHPGAYRVHFNTAGLLQKPRHYKGFYKGFETLLPAYLQLLEALQADHSFTSRVKQMALSMANPLLPDLAQTAAAFHLTPRTLQRRLRHEGGSFAAVREHLKRRMCHLLLHHDDYDLLEVSLLLGYAEPASFYHAYKKWYGRSPAKHRELEK is encoded by the coding sequence ATGCAGATCCCCGCCCGCTTCCTGGCTCCTTTTCTCACGTACGCACGCCTGCGCCAGGTGCCGCTGCCCCGCATCCCGGAAATGGCGGAATACCCGGAACCCTTACTGGCAGACCGTTTTACGGTGATGCCGGTGGAAGGTTTTCTGGCAGTACTGTCGGCTATTGTAACACATCTGCCGGAAGAAGACCTGGGCCTGCGGGTAGGCCGGAGCATGGAACTGGCACACATTGGTATCGTATACGAACTTTCCCTGAGAACTGCCAGTTTGCAGGAAGCATTGCACTATTGCCACGATTACCTGCGCCGGTCGCTGCCCTTTGCGCTGATCACTTTGCGGGAACGGCCCGCCTGTGTGGAGGTCAGTATAACGATGGAAAGCCCGCTATTGCAGCGGGTGCTGGCGGATTTCGTGGTGACGTTGATAGCAAGGGAACTGGCGGTGCTAACCGGCAATGCAGGCGATACCGCCGTGGAGGCCCTGCACCCGGGGGCGTACCGTGTGCATTTTAATACAGCGGGCCTGCTCCAAAAGCCACGTCATTACAAGGGCTTTTACAAGGGCTTTGAAACATTATTACCGGCTTACCTGCAATTGCTGGAAGCATTGCAAGCAGACCATTCCTTTACCAGCCGGGTAAAGCAAATGGCACTCAGCATGGCCAATCCTTTACTGCCAGACCTGGCCCAGACTGCCGCTGCATTCCACCTTACCCCCCGCACCTTACAGCGCCGACTCCGGCATGAAGGAGGATCTTTTGCCGCCGTGCGGGAACACCTGAAGCGGCGCATGTGCCACCTGCTGCTGCACCACGATGATTATGACCTGCTGGAAGTAAGCCTGTTACTGGGATACGCGGAGCCAGCCAGCTTTTACCACGCGTACAAGAAATGGTATGGGCGCAGCCCGGCGAAACACCGTGAACTGGAAAAATAA
- a CDS encoding zinc-dependent alcohol dehydrogenase family protein produces the protein MKAYYLEQFNSIDGIVCRDRPIPAPGPHEVLVRVKAVSLNRRDIAIVHQKYALQPKAGIIPVSDGAGEIVRCGSAVRRFQPGQGVMGNYFPRWRDGQMQMDIIDQLGCTLDGMLAEYVILPEDALVAIPAGMDYEAAATLPCAALTAWSALTAPYPAAPGSTVLTFGSGGIASFEIQFAKLFGARVIALTTRASSEAALRALGADEVVQYNANDAWSQQVLHLTGGRGVDRVLETGGAETFAQSLQAVTVGGVISLLNFRYLQAPAAPTALDQLLLAMFAKRVTVHPIFVGSRLTFENMCRALAAHPVQPSIERVFAFEEAKEAYRYFEAGGHRGKIVIRVDGE, from the coding sequence ATGAAGGCTTATTACCTGGAACAATTCAATTCGATAGACGGCATTGTATGCCGGGACCGGCCCATTCCTGCACCCGGGCCCCATGAAGTATTGGTGCGGGTAAAGGCGGTGTCGCTGAACCGGCGGGACATTGCCATTGTACATCAAAAATACGCCTTGCAGCCCAAAGCCGGCATCATTCCCGTAAGCGATGGCGCGGGGGAAATAGTGCGCTGCGGGAGCGCGGTACGCCGCTTCCAGCCGGGGCAGGGTGTGATGGGCAATTACTTTCCCCGCTGGCGCGATGGCCAGATGCAAATGGATATCATTGATCAACTGGGCTGTACCCTGGACGGTATGCTGGCAGAATACGTGATACTACCGGAAGATGCGCTGGTGGCCATTCCTGCCGGTATGGATTACGAAGCTGCCGCTACCCTGCCCTGTGCGGCGCTCACCGCCTGGAGTGCGCTCACAGCGCCTTACCCCGCTGCTCCGGGTAGCACGGTGCTCACCTTTGGCAGCGGCGGCATTGCCAGTTTTGAGATCCAGTTTGCCAAGCTGTTTGGGGCACGGGTGATAGCGCTTACCACGCGGGCTTCCAGTGAGGCTGCACTGCGTGCGCTTGGTGCAGACGAGGTAGTGCAGTACAATGCAAACGATGCATGGAGCCAGCAGGTATTGCACCTTACCGGTGGCCGCGGCGTGGACCGGGTACTGGAAACCGGCGGGGCGGAAACCTTTGCGCAATCCCTGCAGGCGGTAACAGTGGGGGGTGTTATCTCTTTACTGAATTTCCGCTACCTGCAGGCGCCGGCCGCGCCGACCGCGCTGGATCAGCTTTTACTGGCCATGTTTGCGAAGCGTGTTACGGTACACCCCATTTTTGTAGGCAGCCGCCTGACGTTTGAAAATATGTGCCGGGCCCTGGCGGCACATCCTGTACAGCCTAGTATTGAACGGGTATTTGCATTTGAAGAAGCCAAAGAGGCGTACCGGTATTTTGAAGCCGGCGGGCATAGGGGAAAGATTGTGATCAGGGTGGATGGGGAATAA
- a CDS encoding ATP-binding response regulator, with protein MKNNRIRILYIDDEVHNLNAFKASFRRNYEIYTAGSAQEAKQLIRSINVHIIIADQKMPVTTGVEFFHEIRETTPEPIRILLTGYTDVEDIIDAINKGHIYSYIKKPWDELELQKTINNAFEIYTARQQLKEKIIELEKTNDELNRFIYSTSHDLRSPLMSVLGIINLARLDNTVTDPNGYMDMIETCVQKLDGFIQKIIEYYRNSRLDVEYEKINFATLLEDCVNAFRPQNTSIEYLVEVDQPIDFKGDTFRILVILNNLISNAVKYQKPNEEQPQVKLSVKIEPHKGTIRIEDNGIGILSEHLQNIFKMFFRSKNNNKPGSGIGLYIVKEALNKIGGTINVESKYGEGTQFEIIIPNRNEFDS; from the coding sequence ATGAAAAACAACCGTATCAGGATATTGTACATTGATGATGAAGTTCATAATCTCAACGCGTTCAAGGCTAGCTTTCGCAGGAATTATGAAATCTATACGGCAGGTTCGGCACAGGAAGCCAAACAGCTGATCCGGAGCATCAACGTACATATCATCATTGCCGACCAGAAAATGCCAGTTACCACGGGGGTGGAATTTTTCCACGAGATCCGTGAAACTACCCCGGAGCCTATACGCATCCTGCTCACCGGCTATACCGATGTGGAAGATATCATTGATGCGATCAACAAGGGGCACATCTACTCTTATATCAAGAAGCCCTGGGATGAACTGGAACTACAGAAAACGATCAATAACGCTTTTGAGATCTATACCGCCCGCCAGCAGCTGAAAGAAAAGATCATTGAGCTGGAAAAGACCAACGACGAGCTGAATCGCTTTATCTACTCCACTTCCCATGACCTGCGCAGCCCCCTCATGTCGGTGCTGGGCATCATTAACCTGGCGCGCCTGGATAACACCGTGACCGACCCGAACGGGTATATGGACATGATCGAGACCTGCGTGCAGAAGCTGGACGGCTTTATCCAGAAGATCATTGAATATTACCGGAACTCCCGGCTGGATGTAGAGTATGAAAAGATTAACTTCGCGACCCTGTTGGAAGATTGTGTGAACGCGTTCCGTCCGCAGAACACTTCCATAGAGTACCTGGTCGAAGTAGATCAACCGATAGATTTCAAAGGTGATACCTTCCGTATTCTCGTGATCCTGAATAACCTGATCTCCAACGCGGTGAAATACCAGAAGCCCAATGAAGAACAGCCGCAGGTGAAACTGAGCGTGAAAATAGAGCCCCACAAAGGCACTATCCGCATAGAAGACAATGGCATCGGCATTCTCAGTGAGCACTTGCAGAACATTTTCAAAATGTTCTTCCGCTCCAAGAATAACAACAAGCCGGGCAGCGGCATCGGGCTGTATATCGTGAAAGAGGCATTAAACAAAATTGGCGGCACTATCAATGTAGAATCGAAATACGGAGAAGGTACTCAATTTGAAATTATCATTCCGAACCGCAATGAATTCGATTCCTGA
- a CDS encoding PepSY-associated TM helix domain-containing protein, which produces MTFRKLINTLHLYLGLVSGILILIVATTGCILAFEDEIRFATQHSALYVTPENKPQASVEQLISVVKKYDAKAKLAQVRYLGNPSRAVLCYLKDKRIIFVNPYNEQVVSVRNPDTDFFTVVLSIHRTLMLGKTGETIILCNVVVFLVMVLSGFVLWLPRKIKQLKQAITIKANASAKRRYFDLHSVFGFYGFIPLVMICLTGISMATGGSDKKVRSLQMGTKPSKNFYDSLVAQVYHKEPVEMLRVSFPADSMGVVNVLMRYETNGLRKQSSFTFDRYSGVLLKSDTYQDKPFIQRFFGSSYEIHTGRVFGIPGKIIMFLAGLIALSLPITGWLIWTGKRKKKPAPVAMAA; this is translated from the coding sequence ATGACGTTCAGGAAGCTGATTAATACACTGCATCTGTACCTGGGACTTGTTTCCGGTATTTTGATCCTCATCGTGGCCACCACGGGATGCATACTTGCATTTGAGGACGAGATCCGCTTTGCCACCCAGCACAGCGCCTTGTATGTAACGCCTGAAAATAAACCACAGGCCAGCGTGGAACAATTGATCAGCGTTGTGAAAAAATACGACGCAAAGGCCAAACTGGCCCAGGTGCGTTACCTGGGCAATCCATCCAGGGCGGTACTGTGCTACCTGAAAGACAAGCGCATCATTTTCGTGAACCCATATAATGAACAGGTAGTGTCTGTGCGCAACCCGGACACTGATTTTTTTACGGTGGTATTGTCCATCCACCGCACATTGATGCTGGGTAAAACAGGGGAAACCATTATCCTGTGCAATGTGGTGGTATTCCTGGTGATGGTGCTTTCCGGGTTTGTGCTATGGCTGCCCAGGAAAATAAAACAACTGAAGCAGGCCATTACCATCAAGGCCAATGCGTCTGCAAAGCGCCGCTACTTTGACTTGCACAGCGTGTTTGGGTTTTATGGATTTATCCCGTTGGTGATGATCTGCCTCACCGGCATTTCCATGGCTACCGGCGGGTCTGATAAAAAAGTGCGCTCTTTGCAAATGGGGACTAAGCCTTCCAAAAATTTCTACGACAGCCTGGTGGCGCAAGTGTATCATAAGGAGCCGGTGGAAATGCTGCGCGTTTCTTTCCCGGCAGATAGTATGGGCGTAGTAAATGTCCTGATGCGCTATGAGACCAATGGCCTGCGCAAACAAAGCAGCTTCACGTTTGACCGTTATTCCGGCGTGTTGCTCAAAAGCGACACTTACCAGGATAAGCCGTTCATACAGCGCTTCTTTGGCTCCAGCTATGAAATTCACACCGGCAGGGTGTTCGGCATTCCCGGCAAGATCATCATGTTCCTCGCGGGGCTCATTGCATTGAGCTTACCCATTACCGGGTGGCTGATCTGGACCGGGAAACGGAAAAAGAAACCCGCCCCGGTTGCCATGGCAGCGTAA
- a CDS encoding response regulator, with the protein MNSIPDLRILLIDDNEIDLLLHERLILHQRISHTVLPFTSANKALEYLSSNLTLSEIPPTVILLDIQMPEMDGFEFLQSFATYPPRIKQQCYVIMVSSSLDYSDINRSNANPMVMKLLRKPLMVKDLMETITEIFNEH; encoded by the coding sequence ATGAATTCGATTCCTGATCTGCGTATTTTATTGATCGACGATAATGAAATTGACCTGCTGCTGCACGAAAGACTGATCCTGCACCAGCGGATCAGCCATACCGTACTACCTTTTACCAGTGCCAACAAAGCTTTAGAATACCTTTCTTCCAACCTGACCCTGAGTGAAATTCCTCCCACAGTGATCCTGCTGGACATCCAGATGCCCGAAATGGACGGCTTTGAATTTCTCCAGTCCTTTGCCACCTACCCGCCCCGCATCAAGCAACAGTGCTATGTGATCATGGTTTCTTCTTCCCTGGATTATTCAGACATTAACCGCAGCAATGCCAACCCCATGGTGATGAAGCTGCTGCGCAAACCCCTGATGGTAAAGGACCTGATGGAAACCATCACCGAAATATTCAACGAGCACTAA
- a CDS encoding helix-turn-helix transcriptional regulator, protein MKNSIKVERAVKGLTQEELAQAIAVSRQTINAIESGKYVPSTVLALKIARVFEKPVEEIFSLEAGD, encoded by the coding sequence ATGAAAAATAGCATAAAGGTAGAACGGGCTGTGAAGGGCCTTACGCAGGAGGAGCTGGCCCAGGCTATTGCTGTAAGCCGGCAGACCATCAATGCCATTGAATCCGGCAAATATGTGCCCAGCACTGTGTTGGCGCTCAAGATAGCCCGTGTGTTTGAAAAGCCGGTGGAGGAGATTTTCTCGCTGGAAGCAGGGGATTAG